Proteins encoded in a region of the Nicotiana tomentosiformis chromosome 9, ASM39032v3, whole genome shotgun sequence genome:
- the LOC104105032 gene encoding uncharacterized protein has translation MTRGNQREKDRERAQARTGKGKTKGKDDGLTPEQRRERDAKALQEKTAKKTAKDAGGSNAGTKDTKK, from the exons ATGACTC GGGGAAATCAGAGGGAAAAAGATCGGGAAAGAGCTCAAGCTCGGACTGGTAAAGGCAAGACTAAGGGAAAAGATGATGGTTTGACTCCTGAGCAGCGCCGTGAAAG GGATGCAAAAGCTCTGCAAGAGAAGACTGCAAAGAAGACGGCAAAAGATGCAGGAGGTAGCAATGCTGGAACTAAAGACACCAAGAAGTAA